A genomic segment from Diospyros lotus cultivar Yz01 chromosome 5, ASM1463336v1, whole genome shotgun sequence encodes:
- the LOC127802637 gene encoding PITH domain-containing protein At3g04780 — MSAESASGIQRSQVDLLDFVDWSGVECLNYSSSHSLANALKQGYREDEGLNLESDADEQLLIYIPFIQVVKLHSIVIKGPEDEGPKTVKLFANREHMGFSNVNDFPPSDTADLSLDNIKGKPVLLKYVKFQNVRSLTIFVEDNQSGSDITKIQKIVLYGTTVETTDMKGLKKIEEH; from the exons ATGTCCGCGGAATCAGCCTCTGGAATTCAGAGAAGCCAA GTGGATCTACTTGACTTTGTTGACTGGTCTGGAGTCGAATGCCTTAACTATAGCTCCAGTCACTCGCTTGCAAATGCTCTTAAACAG GGTTATCGAGAAGATGAGGGTTTAAACCTGGAGAGTGATGCAGATGAGCAACTTTTGATTTATATACCTTTCATCCAAGTTGTTAAACTGCATTCCATTGTCATAAAAGGGCCAGAAGATGAAG GTCCTAAAACTGTGAAGCTTTTTGCAAACAGAGAACACATGGGATTTAG CAATGTCAACGACTTCCCTCCAAGTGACACAGCTGATTTGTCCTTGGATAACATTAAG GGTAAACCGGTTCTCTTAAAATATGTCAAGTTCCAAAACGTTCGCAG CTTGACAATATTTGTCGAAGACAATCAATCTGGTTCTGACATCACAAAAATTCAGAAGATTGTCCTTTATGGAACAAC GGTGGAAACGACGGACATGAAAGGTCTGAAGAAGATAGAGGAGCACTGA
- the LOC127802809 gene encoding probable ribose-5-phosphate isomerase 3, chloroplastic: MAALSLRSPPLSSSLHHLRRRHNAAAPLILRTPSRSISIKALSSPSPALTQDDLKKLAADKAVEYVRSGMVLGLGTGSTAAFVVAKLGELVNSGQLKDIVGVPTSKRTQEQAAALGIPLSILDDHPKLDLAIDGADEVDPNLDLVKGRGGALLREKMVEAASDKFVVVVDESKLVAGLGGSGLAMPVEVVQFCWKYNLTRLQDLFKEEGCEARLRLDGGKPYVTDNMNYIVDLYFKTPIRDSEAAGREISKFEGVVEHGLFLNMTTAVIIAGKDGVSVKTK; this comes from the coding sequence ATGGCCGCCTTATCCCTCCGCTCTCCGCCTCTCTCCTCCTCTCTGCACCACCTCCGCCGCCGCCACAATGCCGCTGCTCCTCTTATTCTGCGCACCCCCTCCCGCTCCATCTCCATCAAAGCCCTCTCCTCCCCTTCTCCTGCCTTGACTCAAGACGACCTCAAGAAACTCGCTGCCGACAAGGCCGTCGAGTACGTCCGCAGCGGCATGGTCCTCGGCCTCGGCACCGGCTCCACCGCCGCCTTCGTCGTCGCCAAGCTCGGCGAGCTCGTCAATTCCGGCCAATTGAAGGACATCGTCGGCGTCCCCACCTCCAAGCGCACGCAGGAGCAGGCCGCCGCCCTCGGCATTCCCCTCTCCATCCTCGACGACCACCCCAAGCTCGACCTCGCCATCGACGGCGCCGACGAGGTCGACCCCAACCTTGATCTCGTCAAGGGCCGCGGCGGTGCCCTCCTCCGTGAGAAAATGGTCGAGGCTGCCTCCGACAAGTTCGTGGTGGTCGTCGACGAGTCCAAATTAGTCGCTGGCTTGGGCGGCAGCGGCCTTGCTATGCCTGTGGAGGTCGTTCAGTTCTGCTGGAAGTATAACCTAACCAGATTGCAGGACTTGTTCAAGGAAGAAGGATGTGAGGCCAGGCTGAGATTGGACGGTGGGAAGCCCTATGTGACCGATAACATGAACTACATTGTGGATTTGTATTTCAAGACTCCGATTAGGGATTCTGAGGCCGCCGGCCGGGAGATCTCGAAGTTCGAAGGGGTGGTGGAACACGGATTGTTCCTAAACATGACCACCGCCGTTATCATCGCCGGTAAGGACGGCGTGAGTGTGAAGACCAAGTGA